From the Devosia sp. FJ2-5-3 genome, the window CGGGATCCATCTGTCGTTCATAGGAGAACTTGACGTCCTCCGCCGACACTTCGCCATAGCCCTTGTGCCATTTGACGCCGGGCCGGAGATAGAAGGTCCATTCCGTGCGATCTTCAGAGATTTCCCACCGCTCGGCCAGTTGCGGCTGAAGGTTTTCGAGCGTGAGGTCCAGCGTGCCACGCGGTGGCGCCACCAGAGAATTAAACACCTGCAATGCAACGGTTTCGTCATCGCCGGTCTTGGTGAGCGCGGGATCGAGTGAGCCAATATCGCGCGCACCGAGGCGGACATTGAGCGTTTCCTGCGCGAGCGACAGGCCGGTCATCGCCGTGGTGGTCATGGCGACGGCGGCGGCAGTCGCCAACAATAGTTTTCTTCCCCAGATTCTCATGGTCGTAGTCTCCTCCTCTACGGGCTCATTGAATGACGATGTGATCGACCAGGTTTTTCTTCACGAAATCCCAATCGTATTCGACGCCGAGCCCCGGTCCCTCCGGCACGGCGAAACACCCATCCGCACCCACGGCATCGAGCGTGTCGGAATAGTCCGAGGCGTAGATGGAATTGGCGGCCTGGCCTCTTGATGGGCCGACCATCGCCAGTTCGTAGAAATTGGTGTTGCGGATTGCCGCCATGCAGTGCCGGTGCGCCGGGCCATTGCCATGAAGTTCCACATCGAGACCCATTGCCTCGGCGAAATGCGCGATCTTCATCGTACCGGTGATGCCGATGTCGAGATCAGGGTCGGCCCGTACAAAATCAGTGCCATCGAGCAGGACCAGATTTGCCATGGCCTCGACGCCACGGACGTGCTCGCCCAGCAGGATCGGCGTCCTGATCATTTCGCGCAGGCGGCGATGGGCGTGGCCGGCAAGGCCGCCGTCGCTATAGGGGTCTTCGTACCAGAAGAACCCTGCTTCATCGCAGGCCTTGCCCACCAGCACGGCGTCGCCAAAGGTCTTGAGATGGCACGCGCTGTCATGCATCAGCGCCATGCGGCCGCCGACACGCTTGCCCAGAGCCAGAATGGCGCCGATATCGTTGTCGATGCCCCCATCGGTCCAGCCGTGCATCTTGAACGCCCGGTATCCGAGGTCGTAGCACTCATCGGCAAAATCGGCGAAAGCGCCAGGGCTTGCCAGCCCCCCACCGGGCCCGGCAAACCAGGTCGAGGCATAAGCGGGCAGTCGCCGCGGCTTGCCTCCGAGCATCTGCGTTACAGAGGCGCCGGATCTTTTTCCCGCCAGATCCCAGAGGGCATTGTCGATCTGGCAGGCGCCGATGCGGTCTTCCTTGCGCAGATAGCGGCGCGCGATCTCATAAATCTGCTCGCGGCCGAAGGCGTCCATGCCAAGGATCCACTTGGCGAGGAATTTGGCGTGCAAATAGGTGTCCGATCGACCGCCAATATATTCACCGCGCGACCCGTCGACGGTTTCCACCGCCACCCCCAGACGGGTGCGCGTAGTGCGGACGCCCGGCATATCTATGCCGCCCGGATTGACGTCGAATGCGGCATTGACCACGTCCTGCTTGAACAGGAACAGTTCGACCTTCTTGATCGCTGACCCGCGGCTGCTGTCGTTGAATTGATGCGCCATCGCCGCCCCCTTACTGAATGGTCACATGCTGGGTGGTCATCTTCTCGATGGCCGCCCAGTCATAAGTCACACCAAGTCCGGGACCCTCCGGGACAGGGAAAGTGCCGTCGGCGCTCACGTCGTCGAGGGCGTCGGAATAGCCGCAGGTATAGACCGGCGCGTTGAAATTGCCGCGCGACGGCCCCACCATTGAAAGCTCGTAGAAATTGGTGTTGCGGATCGCCGCCATGCAGTGCCGATGCGCTGGGCCAGGCGCGTGCAGCTCCACGTCGAGCCCCAAGGCCTCGGCGAAATGGGCGATCTTCATCGTGCCGGTAATGCCCATGTCGAAATCGGGATCGGCGCGCACGAAATCGGTGCCATCGGCCAGAACCAGTGTCGCCAGGGATTCCAGCCCTCGGACATGTTCGCCCAGGAGGATCGGCGTCTTGATCAGCTCGCGCAGTCGGCGATGAGCATGGGCCGAGAGCCCGCCATCGCTGTACGGGTCTTCGTACCAGTAGAAACCCGCCTCGTCGCAGGCTCGACCGACCGCCAGGGCATCGGCGAAAGTCTTGAAGCTGCAGGCGCTATCGTGCATCAGCGCCATGCGGCCACCAACGCGTCTGCCCAGGGCGAGAACGGCGCCGATATCCTTCTCGATGCCGCCATCCGACCAGCCGTGCATCTTGAAGGCGCGATACCCCATCGCGTAGCATTCTTCGGCAAAGTCAGCGTAGGCTTCGGGTGTCGCCAGGCCACCGCCATCGCCACCGAACCAGGTGGATGCATAGGCCTTGACCGAACGGCGCGCGCCGCCGAGCAATTGGGCCACCGATACTCCGAGCCGCTGGCCCGCCAGATCCCACAACGCGCAATCGATGACACCAGCGCCCATCCGGTCTTCCTTGCGAAGGTGGCGGCGGATGTCTTCGTAGGCCTGCTCCCTGGCAAAACAATCCTTGCCAATCACGGCCTTAGCGCAGGTGGCGGCCTGGGCGAGAGAATTGGCCTGTCCGCCCACATAGGCGCCAACGGCACCGTCCTTGGTTTCAATGCGGACCGCGAGGCGTGCTCGGCTCCCCTTGGCCCCCGGAAGGTCGATGCCTCCGGGCCCTACCCCATCCATCGGGTAGCTAAAGAGACGCAGATCGATGCGACTGATCTCAGTCGCCTTCGATGCCGCAACGTCGCGTGAGGCCGCCTCCACCATATCCGATATCCTCCCGTGTATCCTATAGGATTATTGTTGGAAGGATATAGAAGCAGTTTTTTCGTGCTGTCAAACTGTAATGAGGGTCGCCGCCTCCAGGCGTTGGGCGGATAGAATTTTCGCCCATTGGCGTGGAGCAGGACTATTCAACCGCCCCACATTTTAGCCTGCGGGGCGGTGGCGGGGGTAACTATCGCAAACCGTTAGCGGGGTTTGCGTTTTCGGGTCAGGGCGACGAAGAACACGCCGCCGACAAGGCCGGTGATGACGCCGATGGGGATGTCCTGAGGCGGAATGATGGTGCGGGCGGCGATGTCGGCGAGGACGAGGAAGATTGCGCCGACAAGGGCCGAGAGTGGAAGCACCCGGCGATAATCGCCACCGACGACCAGCCGCACGATGTGCGGAATCATGAGGCCAACGAAGGAGATGACGCCAGCGAAAGCAACGGCGGCGCCGGTAAGAAGGGCGCAGACGACGAAGACGACCATGCGAAAACGGCGGACCGGAATGCCGAGCGTGGTCGCCGACTCATCGCCCAAAGTCATAGCATTGAGGTGCCTGGCGTTAGCCAGAAGGTAACATCCGCAGCACAGCAATGCTAAAAGCGGGTATGGCAGCTGGGCCCATTGGGAGAGGCCCAATCCACCCAGCATCCAGAAGATGACGGTGTGGGCCGCCCGCGGATCCCCCAAGAATATGCCCAGGCTTCCGAGCGAGGTGACGACGAAAGAAATGGCAACGCCGGTCAACACCAGGCGGCTGGCATCGGTGGCGTCGGAAAAATTGGCAACGAAGACCACGAGGGCCGTGGTGAGGAGCGCCCCGCCGAAGGCGAAGAGCGGCACGGTGGCCAGGCCCAGGAACATGCCGGTGTGCAGCAGGACGATAACGGCACCCAGCGCTGCTCCGGAGGAAATGCCCAGAAGGTGCGGATCGGCCAGTTGATTGCGGGTGATGGCCTGCAGCGCCGCACCGACGAGAGCCAGGCTGGCACCGATGGTCGCGCCGAGGATCACGCGCGGCAGGCGCACTTCCCAGACAATATTGTCCCGGCCACCCGACCAGGTAACCTCGACGCTGCCCGGGAAGAGATGGTTGGCAATAACGCCCCACACCGTCTCGGGCGGAATGGCCACCGAGCCGAGGCTGACCGCGGCCACCATGGTTGCGACCAGCAGGAAAGCCAGCGCCGCCAGGATGAGCGGAAGCTGGTGCAATATGGCATGCCGGGGGCCGGCGACGAGATGGTGATGGGACATGACGAAGCGGGCCGGCCGCCTGGGACCGGCCCTTCTCTCAGTTGGCGTTGAATTCGGCGGCAAGCCGCTTTATGGCCGCGATATTGCGCGGTCCCGGCGTGGCCTCGACATATTCAAGGACAACGAAACGATCGTTGCGGACGGCCGGAATATCCTTGAAGGCGGGATTGTCCTTCATGAAGGCGATCTTCTGATCCGCTGACACTTCGCCATAATTGACGATGACCACGATCTCCGGATTGCGCTCAATGACGGCTTCCCAGCCGATTTCGACCCAGCTCGATTCCACGTCGTCCATGATGTTGACGCCCCCGGCTGCCTCGACCAGGGCGGTGGGCATGGCGTAGCGGCCAGCCGTAAAGGGCTTGTTCTCGCCGGAGTCGTAGATAAAGACGCCAGGCGCCTCGCCATGGGACAGATTGGCGCTGAAATCGGCCAATTCCTGGCGATAGCCCTCGACCAAAGCTTCGGCCTTGTCCTCGACGCCAAAGATCAGGCCGAGATTGAGCAGATCGGCATACATGTCCTCGATAGAGGATTTGGGCCGCTTCATGACGTGGATGCAGCTCTCGGTAAGCTCGTAGACGGCGATGCCGAACGAGGCGAGCGATTGGGGCGTGACTTCGCCGCCAACGCGCATCCCGTAATTCCAGCCGGCGAAGTAGAAGTCGGCGTCGGCGCCGAGCAGCACTTCACGCGTCGGATAGTCGGGGGAGAGTTCCGGCAATTGATCGACATTGGCACGCAGGGTCTCGTCCAGCGTCTTCCATTCGGACACGCCGGTATAGCCGACCATGCGATCGGACAGCCCCAGGGCCAGCATCATCTCGGTGAGATTGACGTCGTTGGAAATGGCCCGCGATGGCGGGGCATCGAAGGTGACCTCGCGATCGCAGCTGGTCACGGTGACGGGATGGGCCGCGACCGATGCCGCAGTGGCGGCGAGCAGAAGCGGTGCAATGAGGGTGGAGGCGCGTTTCATCATGTGTTCTCGTTGTCATCGTCGAGGTGGAAGGAAAATCGGGGGCGGCCGGTCACCGGATGGGTGTCGATAGCCACACCCACCGCGAAGGTC encodes:
- a CDS encoding enolase C-terminal domain-like protein, with product MAHQFNDSSRGSAIKKVELFLFKQDVVNAAFDVNPGGIDMPGVRTTRTRLGVAVETVDGSRGEYIGGRSDTYLHAKFLAKWILGMDAFGREQIYEIARRYLRKEDRIGACQIDNALWDLAGKRSGASVTQMLGGKPRRLPAYASTWFAGPGGGLASPGAFADFADECYDLGYRAFKMHGWTDGGIDNDIGAILALGKRVGGRMALMHDSACHLKTFGDAVLVGKACDEAGFFWYEDPYSDGGLAGHAHRRLREMIRTPILLGEHVRGVEAMANLVLLDGTDFVRADPDLDIGITGTMKIAHFAEAMGLDVELHGNGPAHRHCMAAIRNTNFYELAMVGPSRGQAANSIYASDYSDTLDAVGADGCFAVPEGPGLGVEYDWDFVKKNLVDHIVIQ
- a CDS encoding enolase C-terminal domain-like protein; translation: MVEAASRDVAASKATEISRIDLRLFSYPMDGVGPGGIDLPGAKGSRARLAVRIETKDGAVGAYVGGQANSLAQAATCAKAVIGKDCFAREQAYEDIRRHLRKEDRMGAGVIDCALWDLAGQRLGVSVAQLLGGARRSVKAYASTWFGGDGGGLATPEAYADFAEECYAMGYRAFKMHGWSDGGIEKDIGAVLALGRRVGGRMALMHDSACSFKTFADALAVGRACDEAGFYWYEDPYSDGGLSAHAHRRLRELIKTPILLGEHVRGLESLATLVLADGTDFVRADPDFDMGITGTMKIAHFAEALGLDVELHAPGPAHRHCMAAIRNTNFYELSMVGPSRGNFNAPVYTCGYSDALDDVSADGTFPVPEGPGLGVTYDWAAIEKMTTQHVTIQ
- a CDS encoding iron ABC transporter permease, encoding MSHHHLVAGPRHAILHQLPLILAALAFLLVATMVAAVSLGSVAIPPETVWGVIANHLFPGSVEVTWSGGRDNIVWEVRLPRVILGATIGASLALVGAALQAITRNQLADPHLLGISSGAALGAVIVLLHTGMFLGLATVPLFAFGGALLTTALVVFVANFSDATDASRLVLTGVAISFVVTSLGSLGIFLGDPRAAHTVIFWMLGGLGLSQWAQLPYPLLALLCCGCYLLANARHLNAMTLGDESATTLGIPVRRFRMVVFVVCALLTGAAVAFAGVISFVGLMIPHIVRLVVGGDYRRVLPLSALVGAIFLVLADIAARTIIPPQDIPIGVITGLVGGVFFVALTRKRKPR
- a CDS encoding ABC transporter substrate-binding protein; this translates as MKRASTLIAPLLLAATAASVAAHPVTVTSCDREVTFDAPPSRAISNDVNLTEMMLALGLSDRMVGYTGVSEWKTLDETLRANVDQLPELSPDYPTREVLLGADADFYFAGWNYGMRVGGEVTPQSLASFGIAVYELTESCIHVMKRPKSSIEDMYADLLNLGLIFGVEDKAEALVEGYRQELADFSANLSHGEAPGVFIYDSGENKPFTAGRYAMPTALVEAAGGVNIMDDVESSWVEIGWEAVIERNPEIVVIVNYGEVSADQKIAFMKDNPAFKDIPAVRNDRFVVLEYVEATPGPRNIAAIKRLAAEFNAN